The following nucleotide sequence is from Euleptes europaea isolate rEulEur1 chromosome 3, rEulEur1.hap1, whole genome shotgun sequence.
AAAATATGGGTACTGTATTTTCCCACTGGGGAAAAAGCAGCTCAGAGACGGCAATTTCCTGTGAGAAAATGAGAGACGTACAGTTAAAAAAACTACTCCCACTGCTGGTTTTCCCCTGGAAATTATAGTTCCAGTGATGTTAgattgcaaaagaagaagaaaaatagtcttttaaaattaacatggaACTATACATAACACATAATTCTGCCATAAATTTCTTTAGGAAAGTATTCCAAATTCTTTAATCAGAAATCTCTAATTTGGCAAGCAGAATAATGCAAACCTTAATCTTCATACATTTATATAACATTCTATTTTTCCCTACATTTAATGTCTCTGGTTTTCTAGAATATAAAATCTTCTTTGGACTGTGGATATTAAGTGGAATAGTTGCATGGAACTTGATGAATTAATATGCATTCCCTTGGCTGGATGACATTAAAAACTGCCTTCAACTAAATAGGCTAGGTGATAGATTGTGATGCTACCTTTCTGAAGTCATATAAAAATGTAATTACTCAGAAGGCTAAAAGATAGCCATGGAAAATTGCATGTGAGGGTTCAAGTCTCCCATAAATTGTCATTTTTAAACTACATAAAACTGCAGCTTGAGATGAAATTGTACATATCAGACATAACCCATCACAGCTAGCATGAAGCAACTGTAAGATTTAGACTACAGCACTAAGTATAAGTACAAGGAATAATTCCTCTGTTTCTTATCAGTCCTTAgctagactctctctctctctctctctctctctctctctctctctctctctctctctctctctctctctctctctctctctctctctctctctctctctctcacacacacacacacacacacacacacacacacacacacacacacacacacacactatacatTGCACAAGCCATTAGACTGCTATGAGAGGCCTGTATAAAGATCAGCATATAAAGGGCAAGACCATGACTTAGAGGTAGACTGACTGCTTGACATGGAGAAGGTTTGTGCATTATGAAATTCCTATGCTGAAAATGTACACAAAAATTGCTATTTTGGGTTGATACTATGATTTTCTGGAATAGTAACACAAATCCAGGATTCTAAAGCATTACACTCCCATCCAAAtctgtgctttgtgtgtgtgagtgtgtgtgtgtgtgcttgagtGCTTACCATCaggcatctcccctcccccagatttCCCAGGCAGTGGCATTTCTCATTTCCAATCAGATCCTGAacatccagaacacacacaccccaaatggaTTTGAAACTTGAACCAGCAATGTCCTACCTGAAAACAAGCAATCACAGTAAAgctcaccctccccccaaaaagtttGGATCCAAAATTATAACAATTTTTTCTCTGCGCACAGTCTTACATGTAGgtctgccaggtccccccggctactggcaggggatggaggggatagagttgccagatccaagttgggaaactccttgatATTTAGGGAGGACAGTATCTGACACATCAACCTGACAGTATCTGATACATCAACTGCCTTCCAAGAAATCAATAGCACTTGCTTGAAATCTTCTTTAACATCAGTTCCAAAGAAAAAGATCCAAACTCCAAAATATGCATTTTGAAATTTTCACACTTTTATTCTGCAGTTGCATAGAATAAGGTGTGATTGTATATTGCAACTATAGCTCCTTTGTAAGTCATTTTAAGAATTTCTGGTTGAGAGCAGGTAAAAATATTCTGACAAGTAAATGACTATGTAGAAGAAATAATCAGAAAAAATTAGTGTTTCATGTTTCTAGATTGGATACTAATTCTATACAATTTCTGTTAATATCCACATGTTATATATCTGCCTAGGTGTTCTGAGCACTACTGCCAATGtcaaatataaaaacataaatgtCTCTCTAAAAGGCATAGTCTAGTAGTTACCATACGATCAGAATTAATGGCTAAGGCTTTAAGGTCTTTGTTGTATATCTAATGATCGCAAAACTCACTTGAAGCTTGATAATGAATCAATGGCACTAGGATAGCATTTCTCTCTTAAAAGATAAAGGATAAGTGAGCCTAAGTATATCATGATGAGTTCTTATCTTTCCAGTTAGTAATCACTTCTAAGAAGTCTGACTGCTTTCAAGTAGAAATGGAATGAACAGTGCTGTCTCTAGATAAACAAGCACAACTTTTTAATCCCAAGTAATCTCAGAACACACTGTGGAGACCAACCTTTCTAAAGCAATAATGGAGGCTAAGTTCAGATGTCAGGTGTGTATTTTGCAAATGATCTTATCGCTAAAAGCTGCATGTACtaaaaattagggctgttgaaaaaaaaattggtaaaatttggattcggaaaaaattcggcccgtttttatttgggaaatgccgaagtctgaactcccccgcttcgggtccatgcaattcggcatgaggtccggagttcggggaaaaattcggccgaataaagccattaaaatcacaaccgcacctttctgcggcttgggggggcatttttgggggtagaggtcccatagCTTCAAAggtcccttcttgcaataacccccaagttttgtaaagattggatcagcaggggctgagatatgggccccgaaaggggtcccccctccttaatgtgcatttgcaattagaaCACTGTTAGAACACTGTTTCATTACTTTGAAGAGGGAAAGAATAAACTCTGCAAGAGTTGAACATAAATGCCTCTGATATCACAACCCTCTCCTGCTGTTTGCCCCCAATTTTGTATTCAATGTTCAGTCTCAGAACAAGTCAGAATATTTCTATTCCTCGccagaagcagcaggaggaggcggAGGCTTTGGCTGTGTGGAGGTAGCGTGAGGGGAGCCCAggcgtcgccgccgccgccaccccacTGCTGGAGAGCCCGGGCGCGGAGAGCGAAGGGAGGAAGGGCCTCGCGGAGGAGGACGACGACGAAGGCGACGACGAGCGGCTCAAGGAAGCCCGCTCGGAGGCAAGGCTTCGGCTCGGCCCCCAGCCCCGCACAGCCTCGCTCGCGcgcgctccctcccccctctccttctcctcccttcctcccctccaacaTGTCGGCGCCGGCGGCCAAAGTCAGCAAGAAGGAGCTCAACTCCAACCACGACGGGGCCGACGAGATCTCAGACAAAGAGCAACAGGAAGCAATTGAACATATTGATGAAGTACAGAATGAAATAGACAGACTGAATGAACAAGCCAGTGAGGAAATTTTGAAAGTAGAACAGAAATACAACAAACTCCGCCAACCATTCTTCCAGAAGAGGTCAGAATTGATCGCCAAAATCCCAAATTTTTGGGTAACAACATTTGTCAACCACCCACAAGTATCTGCACTGTTgggggaagaagatgaagaagcacTGCATTATTTGACCAGAGTTGAGGTGACGGAGTTTGAAGACATCAAATCAGGTTACAGAATAGATTTTTATTTTGATGAAAATCCATATTTTGAAAATAAGATGCTCTCCAAAGAGTTTCACCTGAATGAGAGTGGGGACCCGTCATCAAAATCCAGTGAAATCAAGTGGAAATCTGGGAAGGATCTGACAAAGCGTTCAAGCCAGACACAGAACAAGGCCAGCAGAAAGAGGCAGCATGAAGAACCAGAGAGCTTCTTCACCTGGTTCACTGACCATTCTGATGCAGGAGCTGATGAGCTAGGCGAGGTCATTAAAGATGACATCTGGCCAAATCCATTGCAGTACTATTTGGTTCCTGATATGGATGATGAAGAAGGTGAAGGAGAGGaggacgatgatgatgatgaagaggaggaaggacTGGAGGACATTGATGAGGAAGGTGATGAAGATGAgggtgaagaagatgaagatgatgaggaaggtgaagaaggagaggaggatgaAGGAGAAGATGACTGAACACTGATAGATTCCAACCACCCTCtatccccctcctctctttttttcccccctccagtccCTGGGAGCAAGTTACCgtctatttcccccctccttttgtgcTCAGTCGCCTTGTTCTCTTGAGgtctttttttccctctcttcACCATGGTTCACAAATTTTTGGAGAAAATATCTTGAGCAGAATACAGTGGAAAAGAATCTactcatttcaatttttttatccCTCTGTTTTGAAACAAACTGTTAAATGAAATCAACACGCCGTGTTCTGTGGGGAAGAAAGAGAACCTTCTGCTCCCTCCACTCTGCTGGAAGCTGAAGAGTGCTAGGCCCCTGTGTAGTAGTGCATAGAATCTAgctttttccttctttctctgtATATTGGGCTCGGAGATTACATTGTGTCTCTATGTGAATATGGACAGTTAGCATTTACCAACATGTATCTGTCTActctcttgtttaaaaaaaaaaacgaaaaagCTAAAAAAAGGGGTTATAGACAGGGTAAGAGAGGGTGGGTTTCAGATGTTGGGTGGGTTAAGTGGGCATTTTGACAAAACATGGCTTCTCCTTTGGCATGTTTAATTGTGATGTTTGAACAAACATCCTTACAGTTTAAAGAtgacacttttaaaataaaaattctctCCTAATGATGACTTTTGAGCCCTGCCACTTGATGGAGAATCAGCAGAACCTGTAGGATCTTATTTGGAATTGACATTCTCTATTgtaattttgttctttgttttgttttttcaatttttttttgtttcactggaaaagaaagatgCTCAGTTTTAAACGTTAAAAAGTGTACAAGTTGCTTTGTTACAACAATATTTCTATTCTGACATATTGAAAAGACTATCTTCTATGGATTTTCTAATGCTTTTATGTGCAGAAAAATGACCTCTTTCATTAATTTTTCAGCACatcctttgaaaatatttttttaagtttcattTAAGGCAATGTGGTGCTCAAGTGAGCTTTAAGGGGTTATGGCTAAGAAGCTGCAGCTTCAGCTGCAGTAGGTGGgattagggctgttaaaaaatcGGGcaaattcaggttcaggtttaattagcctcccttccccctggggaaaacccgaatgccaaatGCCCCTAAActggtaaaggtgggaattcggctttaaattctgAATTCACAAAagattcggccatttaaacccattaaaccaattttacggctttccgcagctcccgggggggggagcatttttgcaggtagcttgaagggactctccttgcaagaacccccaagtttggtgaagattgggtcagggggtccaaagtgatggggtctggaaggggtcacccctcttcctccattaaaaccaatataaACAGTTTTGAATGaattcctatggagaaagggggtgaccccttccagaccccataaccttggaccccttacccaatcttcaccaaacttgagggttcttggaAGGAACcctcttcaagctaccctgaacatttggggcctctacctgcaaaaaggccccccaggagctttgcaaagaaAATTCCCATTGCTTATCATTGGTAAGAAAAAAAGTTGTCAGATTAATTGCTGTGACCCAGATCTCAGGCTAGGTGTGAAGAGGAGGAAATGCTAATGAGTTATTTCTCACCAGTGATAAACAATGAgaattttttgcaaagctcctggggggcatttttgcagataatgttgattcagttccatccgacatgaaaaacagccgaatttccctcgaTTCGACGATTTCTACTTCGGaaagaaccaaagtcaaaaaaggcgggaaaatgatgaGCCGAACTTGGTGAGTTCTGGCGGACAccgaataaattcgtacaagttcggagcccccaaagcagcattctccctcggccaatcggtggtcttcttctggccagtcagttgCGGacgagtgcatgagcccagctgctgcgtggctcggggagagagagagagagtatctgtttgtgtgagagagagatccccggggggagggggtgcgtgtgcacattcgctgcttttcacggctccggggggcatttttggaggtagaggtccccaaccttcagggtagcttggagggaccctacttgcaagaacccccacgttttgtgaagtttgggtcagggggtcccgagttatggggtccccccattggaataaagccatttaaagccacatttgtggcttttcgtggctccaggggggcattttttggaggtagaaatcCCAAAACATCAGGgtggcttggagggaccctaattacaagaacccccaagttttgtgaagattgggtcagggggtcccaagttttGGGGTCCCCCAtcctcccattggaatgaatgggagcaggcaatccttaatatgcatctagagagcggcaaatccaaggcaaaacctcacgtgcataaatggccagagagtctgtgtgtgtgtgagtctgtatttcttcaattgctgctgctcctgtgctgattgtgagagatcctgagctgagctgacctgcttctagaatcgtattggattactcctgagtgctgactcccagtccctgctcctgatggaagagaagacatccacagtttgacccattttggagcttttctctataacttttttcctgtgtgtgtgtgagagagaggggggggggaagccaaaggggggtgggtttacctgttctgctggggggtgggcttgattgcctctgtatgggactgtgctttctgctgttttcaccggttgccaacttcatctggagttaactgtgggtcagtgaatctctctctggctggctcctattgtttccaatgggctgtgcagccgctacTGTTGTTTCtattgggctagcctgtcattcattttagtacatcccatgtcagtgagtctctctctgtctggcccgttcttctccttctttaggaatttgcatcttctggttgggggagctgttctgctgggggggatTGATTGCCTCTCTGGAGTGTGATtcggggggttacctgtcctgggaggggctgattgcctctttgcgagtgtgattgttgctgtggaagatttgaatccagcaggaTGAAAtatatcaatcctgaagatacggaatttgcgcaggtcgcacttacgctagtagccttatgagatgcactttggctgtgttgaaatgaaaagatacattacccatgctagttacgctgtttacttacactttgagcattgttggatgcacttttggcgtagttacatcagctcttagaagccatggactggcttctactgtatgtgggggggggagccaaggggggggatttgccactctctagatgcacattaaggattgcctgcacctattcattccaatgggcggatggggggaccccataactcgggaccccctgacccaatcatcacaacacttggggggtcttgcaagaagggacccctcaagctacactgaaagtttgggacctttaactccaaacatgccccccggagccacggaaaggcgcgaatgtgtttttaatggcttttaacggccgaatttatttgcgaactctgaatttcatgccgaattccatggatccgaatcgggggagttcagactttggcatttcctgaataaaagcgggccgaattttgccggatccaaattctaccgattttttttcccaacagccctctGGACTGTGCAGTTTCCAGGCAAGGATGCAGATATTACCTAAGTGTGTTACTTTGGGAGAGCTAGCCAAAGagactttgtgtatgtgtgtaaagtgctgtcaagtcacaggtgacttatagtgactccataggattttcaaggcaagagattaacagaagtggtttgccgttgccttcctctgcatagcaaccctggaattccttggtagtcttccatccaaatactaaccagggccaaccaggcttcacttccaagatctggtaaaaatgggctagcctgggccatccaagtcagagcaAAGAGACTCCAAAACTGCTACAAAACAccctttaaatttttatttttctaataGGTCACTTACTGTTTCTACAAATGGTTCTGTATCATTGAAAGGTCAACATGATATGAAAACTGAAGTGTACAAAAATTCAGCTCAGATCTTATACAGATGTTAAAATGAATCAAGAACAACCCATAAAGGTTGTTCGAATGTGGCCCAAAAAGTCAATCACTACATtttgtggcaatgaattccattCAGTACATTCCAGTGTCAATGTTCGGGTTGACCACAGATGTATAGTATAACAGGTTTATCATAGCAAACTAATTTGCCGTGCATTTTCATATTAATTTACACAATATTTGTTGGTAGCCATGCCGCCTCATAGGGGAAAAAAATCCTAAAGCAACAGTGGTTTAATCAATACGTTTAATTCTTAACACGGCCAAGTCTGtgtatacttaaatccagagattggagtcaTTAATAGACAAAGCAGATCTTTTTCCAAAAACATGAAAAATGttccagctttgcagaaaaatctaaaataacaaataaataaaattgtgtaTGTCAAGGCCTTCAAATGATAGAAGCATCACCTGCACATTTAAGAAATGAATACCCTCAGGGGACAATGctagactagggctgtcaattcggttcggtccgaactgaaaatcaaccgaatttcccctgattcggtgattttctgttcggacggatccaaactcaaaactggcgggcaaccgggggggggggggcgaattcagcgagttcgggagttcgcaaataaattcggcaaattcggccccccttcaggggagcccactgaaaggcgcgggctgccctttaaactgatctgagcctcccagctgggaggctcagatcagtttaaagggcagcctgccccccttcagcgggctccgctggagaggcgcgggctgccctttaaactgacctgcgcctcccagctgggaggcgtagatgagtttaaagggcagcccgccccccttcagcgggctccgctggagaggcgcgggctgccctttaaactgacctgtgcctcccggccgggaggcgcagatgagtttaaagggcagcccacacctttcagcgggctccgctggagaggcgcgggctgccctttaaactgatctgtgcctcccagctgggaggctcagatcagtttaaagggcagcccgagcctctccagcggagcccgctgaaggggggcgggctgccctttaaactgatctgcgcctcccagctgggaggctcagatcagtttaaagggcccccgcgcgccttcagggaatccctctgaaggcgcgctggggccaaattttcccccgaactccggatccccccgaattaccggggatccgaagcgggggagttcggacttcggcacgtaccaaacccacaagggtcaaattcggccgaatccgaactgtactgaattttttttttgacagccctatgctAGACAACCGCACAATATTGCCAGAATTCAAGCCTTGATTACTGTCAGTCAAAGGCAGTAAgatggggcagggccctttccagtgttgttttagcctttgagggaggtttCAGCAGagctaggcctggcagcaatcacCAGACAACTTGCTACCATCCAACTTGCATGACTTGTCATCAATGCCCAgcttcttgctactgttcaacagcagccactcctcAAAAGCCtgagtggagtagtggttagaggtttcagaccaggatctgggagacttacagcccattcctgagaatgaagccaaaagttgttaggaggcggcgtgacctcgccgccagcgaaaatgcgtgtaatcacgcgttTACATGCATTCACGCCGGCAGTGAGGCCAGTCCCAGCGGCGGCCAAGCACTGCGGgattgcctcccccctccaccggcatagcctctccatggcgccgccaatggcgtggagaggccacgccggcacaggggggcattccaggggcagggcggggggaggagccaccagttaggcggctccctatcccatTTTGGCCACTTCCACCGGTGGCAGGagtggcggtgctgcacctgctttttagcaggcgcagcctcgctattccctatggggtgaaagaccccggttaaacaaaaaaaaaaagcagcaaaacagctttttttgtttaacggcatacgGGGAGTGGCTTAGGAAGAGATGCTGCcacacctcttccccgccatccctgtacacctcagctcaggaatgggctgttagatctgaatcaccattctgccatggaagctcactgggtgaccttcagccagttgtacattttcagcctaatttacctcacaggattgctgtgaggatgaaatagaggagggagagtaatataagctgctttgggtccccattgtggaggaaggtggattataaatgaaATACTAAAAATAGTAGaagatggaaggcagataaaagttAGGTTAGTTAGAggatgagaagaagaaaaggaagaagaaaaggggcAGGCAATGAGGGCTCTTTCAGGGAAGAAACAGAGGAGGtagaaggggaaatgagatgcagtCCACACCATGCTGTGACTAAACATATTGGGAGGAGCATGGGTAGTGCATGCT
It contains:
- the LOC130474425 gene encoding protein SET isoform X1; translated protein: MSAPAAKVSKKELNSNHDGADEISDKEQQEAIEHIDEVQNEIDRLNEQASEEILKVEQKYNKLRQPFFQKRSELIAKIPNFWVTTFVNHPQVSALLGEEDEEALHYLTRVEVTEFEDIKSGYRIDFYFDENPYFENKMLSKEFHLNESGDPSSKSSEIKWKSGKDLTKRSSQTQNKASRKRQHEEPESFFTWFTDHSDAGADELGEVIKDDIWPNPLQYYLVPDMDDEEGEGEEDDDDDEEEEGLEDIDEEGDEDEGEEDEDDEEGEEGEEDEGEDD
- the LOC130474425 gene encoding protein SET isoform X2 translates to MSAPAAKVSKKELNSNHDGADEISDKEQQEAIEHIDEVQNEIDRLNEQASEEILKVEQKYNKLRQPFFQKRSELIAKIPNFWVTTFVNHPQVSALLGEEDEEALHYLTRVEVTEFEDIKSGYRIDFYFDENPYFENKMLSKEFHLNESGDPSSKSSEIKWKSGKDLTKRSSQTQNKASRKRQHEEPESFFTWFTDHSDAGADELGEVIKDDIWPNPLQYYLVPDMDDEEGEGEEDDDDDEEEEGLEDIDEEGG